One window from the genome of Mauremys mutica isolate MM-2020 ecotype Southern chromosome 4, ASM2049712v1, whole genome shotgun sequence encodes:
- the TMEM251 gene encoding transmembrane protein 251 translates to MMNFRQRMGWIGVGLYLLASAAAFYYVFEINETYNKLALEHIQQHPEEPQEGTTWTHSLKARLLSLPFWLWTIIFLIPYLQMFLFLYSCTRADPKTVGYCIIPICLAVVCNRHQTFVKASNQISRLQLIDT, encoded by the coding sequence ATGATGAACTTCCGCCAGAGGATGGGATGGATTGGTGTGGGGTTGTATCTGTTAGCAAGTGCTGCAGCTTTTTACTATgtctttgaaatcaatgagacttacAACAAACTAGCACTGGAGCACATTCAACAGCACCCTGAAGAGCCACAAGAAGGAACCACATGGACACACTCCTTAAAAGCACGACTGCTGTCCCTGCCTTTTTGGCTCTGGACTATTATATTTTTAATACCATATTTACAAATGTTTTTGTTCCTTTATTCCTGTACAAGAGCTGACCCCAAAACTGTGGGCTATTGCATCATTCCGATCTGCCTGGCTGTTGTTTGCAATCGGCACCAAACATTTGTGAAGGCCTCTAATCAGATCAGTAGATTACAGTTGATTGACACTTAA